The following DNA comes from Falsibacillus albus.
TGGCCGATGTGAAAGCCATGTCAAAAAATGAAGAGAACCAATCTTCATTGGATGCAAAAGCAGCAGCAGACGCATGGATAGAGTCAACAAACACAGGCGACCAAGACATGAACAGCACGAAAGCAGGCGTGAACACGATGACCGATGTGAAAGCCATGTCAAAAAATGAAGAGAACCAATCTTCATTGGATGCAAAAGCAGATGCAGACGCATGGGCAGAGTCAACAAACACAGGCGACCAAGATATGAACAGCACGAAAGCTGGCGTGAACACAATGACAGATGTAATGGCTATGTCAAACGATGAAGGGAATCAATCGTCATTGAATGCGAAAGCATATGCTGGTCTATGGGCAATGACCCAAAACGATGAAGATTCAAATAAAGCCGGGTTGAATGCGATGACAGATGTAATGTTAAGCTCTATGTCCAATTCATATGATGAAAACAATTCAAGCAGTTTGTCATCAGCAGTCGACACTGGACTTTGGGTTGAGAACAACAATGATTCTTATAATAATAGCTTGAATGGTGAAGTGAAATCAGACCTTCAATTGAATCTTATGAACAGTGGCCGTTATGATCACAATTCAAGCCAACTAGGATTGAATGCGGAATTAGGATTGAGCAGCATGTCCAGCAGTGATGAAGATCGCTACATGAGTGACCTTTCCTTAAATACTTCAATCATGCTAATGCTCGATTCAATGAACGAAGACGAAAACGATTCTATTTTGAATCTGTAAACAGATGAAAACCCTGTGGATGACGATCCACAGGGTTTTTTCTTTTTGGAGATTTTATTTGAATTTTCCCCCGCCATCTCCTCCACCATTTTGGCTATTGTAGAATTGAAATTTTGTTGAATCAGATTCAACGCCATGGCTCTTTTGAGTGGCATCAGGAGGTGCTGCCTTTTGCTGAAATAGATTGAAATGCCTATGATCAAAACAAGCGGAGCTCCGACGATTAGCCAAATCATGCGATCATCTCCTCTTTGAAAGTATATGAATACATACGCAGTATTTTCTATTAAGTTTCAAATATACGACTGTGAGAAGTTAAAAGAGCACTTCCACGAGACCAAAGGTAACAAGCGACAAAAGAACAGAGACGATGAAGATGGTCAGCAGCGGCCTCAGCGCTTTTTCCCTAAGTTCTTTAAAGTGTATGTTGAGGCCGAGTCCGGTCATGGCCATCGTCAAAATGAATGTCGTCACTTTGGACACACTGTCGATCATCGTTTGATTCAAAAATCCATACTGTGTCAGCAAAGTTCCCGCGAGGCTCATCAGCAAAAAGCCGAGAAGGAAATAAGGGAACTCAATTTTTGCTTCATTTCTATCATTCTCTTTTTTTCGCATCCAATAAATAAAGATCAAACTGACCGGGATTAAGAGAAGCACCCTGCCAAGCTTAGCTAGGAGAGCAAGGGCCAGTGCATCGCCGCCTGCAGGAGCTGCTGCAAGGGCGACATGTGCGATTTCATGCAGGCTGATCCCGCTCCACAATGCATAGTGATGGGTGGAGATAGGGAACCAGGAGAATAGAAGCGTATAGGAAACGGAAAAAATGGTTCCCATCATCGCGATGATGCCGACGCTCAAAGCCGTATCCTCTTCCTTTGCCTTGACGATCGGTGCGATTGCGGCAATCGCGGCAGCACCACAAATGCCTGTGCCGACCCCAAGCAAGAGTGTGATCGATTTATCGCTTTTTAATAGTTTGCCAAGCCAAAGCATGAGAATGATTGAAAAAATGATGGAAAAGCTCCCTAATAGCAAAACAGCCGGCCCTTGGTTGACGATCATCAAAATATTCAGCTTTAAACCAAATAGAATGATAGCCAAACGGAGCAGTCTTTTTGAACTGAAATCAATCCCCGATTTTATGGCAGTCGGATAGCCGAAAAATTGCCGGAACAAAACGGCGATCAGGATGGCAGAAGCTAATGGTCCGATCATGCTGAAAAATGGCAGCTTCGCTAAAAATGTGCCGATGACGGCAATGATAAAGGTGAAAAAAACTCCGCCCATTAGAGGGAATCGTTGTAATGTATTCAAAATGTGTGACACCTCCAAATGATCTATTATCATTATACTGCTCGTTTCGATATAATAAAAATTAATATAATCAATAGAAATCATAAGTAATAACTTATGGAAGGGATGACTACAATGGAGCAAAAATATTCAGTTTTTCTGGCGGTGGCGGAAGAAAGGAGTTTTTCAAGGGCGGCGGATTCGTTGTTCATTTCCCAGCCAGCTGTGAGCCAATATGTTGCAGGGCTTGAAAAGGAGCTTGGGGCGGCATTGATCATCCGGGATCATAAAAAACTTCGACTTACGAAGGCAGGGAAGATTTTGTATGAGTACGTGGTCGAATTAAAGCAGGCACATAAAGAGATGAATCAAAAAATCCAAGGTATCCTCAACATACCTGCTGGGGAGCTCAGGATTGGCGCCAGTTATACATTCGGCGAGTACATCCTTCCGCATACGATCTCGATTTTAATGGAGAAGTTTCCAAATATACACCCGACCATCACGATCGGAAACACGACGGAAATCGCGGCCAAGCTCCACGATGATCAATTGGATATCGGAATCGTCGAAGGGATGAACCTACATCAAGATCTCACCGTAATTAAATTGACAGAGGACGAAATGTACATTGCAGCGGGGAAAGATCACTCGTTGGCAGGAAAGACACGTATCACTGCGAAAGAACTGGAACACGAACGCTGGATCATACGCGAAAAAGGCTCAGGCACAAGAGAGGCGACCGATCAATTCCTAAAAAGCCAGGGGATAAAACCACTAGAATCCATGGAATGCGGCAGCACCCAGATCATCAAAGAATCCGTAGAAGCAGGGCTCGGCATCAGCCTGATCTCGCGCTGGGCCATCCGAAAAGAATACGACATGAAGCTACTGCGCATATTGAATCATAAAGACACCCCCGTCAAAAGGGACTTCTCAATCATCCGGCAGTCGGAAAAAGACTCTTCAAAAGCAATCGAAGTGTTTCAAGAAGTGCTGTTGGAATACTTTCTATGAGGGGATATTTAAGTGCGGAAAAGTTAGTGGTTTGGCGCAAGTATTTTGATTCCAGCGCAAAAAACCCGTAGTTAGGCGCAAAAAACTTAATTTAGGCGCAAAAAATCTAAGTTGTGCGCAAAAAATCAGATTAAGGCGCAAAAAACGATGTTGCCTGCTGTCCTCATAGTCGGATGAATCTGCGCGGTAGTCCGAAACCGGCGTTAAGCGCATAAAATCTGAAAATCGCGCAAAAAACTGGAGTTAGGCGCAAAAATCTTAATTTAGGCGCAAAAAATCTGAGTTGCGCGCAATGAATCAGATTAATACGCAAAAAACGCTTCGCCCCAATGGGGCGAAGCGTTTTTTATTGAGCACTCGCTGTTTCTGTTTTGTCTTTTTCAAACCGACGGAACATCAGCCAATAGATGGCGGCGCTGAGCACGGCGAGGAAAGTCAGCGAAAGGAAGGTCCATTCATAGCCAAATAGGGTCGTAAGCGGGATGGACAATGGTGCGAGCGTCCGGCCGATCGTGAACCGAAGGCTGGCCGCGGCGAAATATTGTCCCCTCATGTGTTCAGGCGCGAGCTTCGAGATGAAGCTTTGCTGGATGCCGACTGTCATCAGCTCTGCAAAGGTGAAGAAGGCCATTGCGATGATCATTCCCCAGACGGTGCCGAATTGCCCCATCATGAAGATGGCGAGTCCGTATACGATGGAAGAGATCATAAAGACGTTCCGTTCGTAATACTTTGTCATCCATTTTGTCACAAAAACGGTAAAAAGTGCGACGAGGAGGCCGTTTTCAGATAGGACAAAGCCGAATATCTGCTCACTCCTTAGATTCAGCGACCAATCACCGAAATGGAGGAGCGGCGCCTCTTTAATCGTTTCTTTTATATAAACAGGTATCAGCAGGTCGAGCTGCATGAAGGTCTGTGCAGCCAGGACGCCGGCGATGATGAATAATAGAAAGGTCTTGTCGCGGATGATAACGCGGTAGTCCTTCACTTGATTCCATAATGCTTCATGCCATTTCAGTTTTTGGATCGCTTCTGCGCCGTCATTGTTGACCAAAAGAGGTGCGGTTTCTCGTGTCCATTTGAAGAGCATGAAGGCAAGCAGCATGCATACTAATCCGGATACAGCCAATAATTGAAAACGATAGTGCACATAAAATATTCCGCCGAGCATCGGTCCGAGGACGACAGCAATGTTGATCGAAGTGTAGAAGACGGCGAAAACGTTGCTCCGCTCCTTTTCATCGACGACATCTGCGACCATTGCCTGACTGGCGGGCCAATAGACCGATCCGCACATGCCGGCAAAAGTGAAGCAAATGAAGCCGAGCGTCGCTGATTCAAGCCAAGGCGAATTGGCAAAGCCGAATACTAAAAAGGCCACACCTTGCCCGAATGCAGACAGCACCATCATTTTCTTCCTGCCGTATCGATCCGCATAATAGCCTCCCAGCAGGTTGGCCAGCACGGAGAAGACCTGAGAGCCGATCAGCAAGATGCCGGCTTTTTCTTTTCCGAATGCTTCTGTAAAATAAATCGTCAAAAACGGGAAGAACATCCAAAATGTCAAATTCAACAGCGCTTCCCCGAATAGACGGACTTTCAAATTTCGATCCCAATCCCTGATTCTCATAGCCGTTTCACCCCTTTGATGCTTCATAACCTTCCATATCATACTCCTCAAAAGGGTCCGGCACAAGGTCAAATTGACAAATTTCGCAAAATTAAAAACAAATAAAAAGGGTGGCCCCCTGGTGCCTGTCACCAGAGGGGCCACCCCTATCATTCATGAAATTAGAATGCCCAGTCTCCGTTGCGGAATACTGGCTCAGAGCTGCCATCCTTTGTGATTCCGTCGATGTCCATTTCAGAGGAGCCGATCATGAAATCAACGTGTGTGATGCTGTCGTTGAGTCCATTCTTTTCAAGCTCTTCCTTGGACATCTTTTTGCCGCCTTCGATGCAGAACGCATATGCGCTTCCGATCGCCAAGTGGTTGGAGGCATTTTCATCGAACAGCGTGTTGTAGAACAAGATGTTCGACTGTGAAATCGGCGAGTTGAATGGAACCAATGCGACTTCGCCTAAGTAGTGTGAGCCTTCATCCGTTTCGACAAGGCGCTTCAATGTTTCTTCGCCTTCTTCTGCTTTTACATCGACAATACGTCCATTTTCAAATGTAAGGGAGAAGTTGTCGATGATGTTTCCGCCGTAGCTCAAAGGCTTCGTGCTGGAAACTGTTCCATTGACACCTGTCTTAAGAGGAACCGTGAAGACTTCCTCTGTCGGCATATTTGCCATGAATTCATTGTCATCGGAGTTGATGCTGCCTGCTCCAACCCAAAGGTGCCCTTCAGGAAGCTCGATCGTCAAATCTGTGCCAGGCGCTTTATAATGAAGTTTGTGATAATTTTTCCCGTTCAAATAGTCAACTTTTTCATGAAGGGAAGCGTCATGGTCTTTCCATGCTTGAACCGGATCTTCCAAATCAGAACGCGTCGCTTTGAAAATGGCATCCCAAAGCTTATCTACTGCTTCGTTTGCATCTGCTTCAGGGAATACCTTTTTCGCCCAGTTTTCAGAAGGGACGGCAACCACTGTCCAGCTGACTTTATCGGATTGTATGTATTGGCGGTATTTATTCAGGGCAGTACCAGCTGCCTTTTGGAAAGCGGCGATTCTTTCTCCTTCTACTCCTTTTAAAAGGTCCGGGCTTGAAGAAATGATCGACATGAAAGCTGCACCTTTTTCAGCTAAGTCTTCCATTTCCCTTGCACGCCATTCAGGAAATTCATCGAATGCTTCGCGCGGCGCCATTTCATATTTCATACGGCTGATCTGATCATCGCCCCAGTTGACGTTCACATGCTTAGCGCCTGCTTCATAGGCCTTTTTTACGACCAAGCGAACGAACTCGGCTGCATCGATCGTTGCATTGACGACCAATGTTTGGTTCTTTTGAATATTTACGCCGACCTTAACGGCCAATTCGGCGTATCGTTCCATTTTATCCTGGAAAGTTGTCATATAGAATTCTCCTTTTTTTCAGAATGTTCTATTCTATTTTATCAGGGCTGGGAGTGGAATGGAATTGTTTTACGATTTAGAATGAGGGAAAGAGCAAATAATCTAGTATAAAAGGAGTGTATGCATGTTTCAGATGAAACGGATTTATGAAGCTGCAGAGGAATCAGATGGGAAAAGAGTCCTCACCGATCGGCTTTGGCCGAGGGGGGTCTCTAAAGAAAAAGCTAAGCTGGACGAGTGGATGAAGGAAATCGCACCAAGTACGGAACTTAGGAAATCTTTCTGTCATGATCCGGAAAAATTTGATCAGTTCAGGGAAAAATATAGAGAAGAACTACAATCGGAAGAAAAAGCAGAAGCGGTTGAATCGCTCAAACGAAAAGGGGCTGAAGGAAACGTGACGCTTCTGTACGGTGCGAAAGATGAAACGTACAACCATGCTATCGTACTCAAAGAATTTTTAGAAGGAAAAAGCTGATCTTTGAACGATAAAGGATCAGCTTTTTGATTGAAAATATTGACGATAGGCGTCTGGATCGGCTATCAAATCGGCCAATGTATATTCGTCCAGGACGGCTAAATATGACTGCAAGGCTTTATGAAGCACATGCTTCAATCCGCACACAGGCGTGATCACGCATTGGTTGTGCTCGCGGTCGAAGCATTCCACAAGGTGGAAGTCTTCCTCGGTCTTCCGTACGGTCGAACCGATGTTGATCTGGTCAGGGGATTTTCCCAGACGGATGCCGCCGTTTCTGCCGCGGATGGTTTCGACCAGCCCCATCTTGCCCAATTCATAGGTCACCTTCATTAGATGGTTTTTTGAAATCCCATATGCCTCCGCTATATGCTTAATATTGGCCAATTCGCCTTTTGGAAGCGTAGCTAAATATAATAAAACCCTCAAAGAGTAATCGGAATAATTGGTTAATCTCATTATCATCACCTTTACCTATTATAAGCATTGTGACAAATCAATGTCTAAATTTGTGACAGATTATTTAAAGATATATTTTAAATATTGCTTTAAACCTGCTAGAGGAGTAATTTAAAGATGTATTCAAAATACTACTTTAAGGAGCGATTCAAATGTTATCCCAAAAGACAATTGACATCGTCAAATCGACTGCGCCTGTTTTGGAAGTGAAAGGTCAAGAAATTACAACCTGCTTTTATCAATTAATGTTTAACAATCACCCTGAACTTTTAAATATCTTTAACCATGCCAACCAATCGAAGGGACGTCAACAAACGGCCTTGGCCAATACAGTATATGCAGCTGCCAAATACATCGATCAGCTTGAGGTGCTGCTGCCGGCGGTCAAACAAATTGCCCATAAGCATAGAAGCTTGGCCGTCAAGCCTGAGCATTATCCGATCGTCGGTGAATTTTTGCTGAAAGCGATCAAAGAAGTGCTCGGAGACGCGGCAACGGAAGACATCATCAACGCTTGGGCAGAAGCATATGGTGAAATTGCCAACGTCTTCATCAGCGTCGAAAAGGGGATGTACACAGAAGCCGAAGAACAGGAGGGCGGCTGGAAGGACTTCAAGGAGTTCGTCGTAAGCGACAAAGTGAGGGAAAGCATGACGATCACTTCCTTCTACTTAAAGCCAGCAGATGGAGGTAAAGTAACGAGCTTTTTACCAGGGCAATACATCACCATCCAGGTCCAGATTCCAGGGGAAACTTACACGCTTAACCGCCAGTACAGCTTGTCCTGTGCGCCAGGAAACGAATATTACCGCATTTCCGTGAAGCGTGAAACGGAATGCATGCCTGAAGGGAAAGTATCCAACTATCTTCATGATGAAGTGAATATTGGCGATATGATAAAAGTAAGTGCTCCTGCCGGCGACTTCGTCTTGAATAGGGAAGAAAATTCACCGATTGCCTTGATCAGCGGCGGCGTCGGCATCACCCCGATGATGAGCATGCTCCAAACCATGGTGAAAAATGAATCCAAACGGGATGTTGCATTCATCCACGCAACGAGGAACGTAGATGTCCACGCATTCTTGGAAGAAGTACAGGAAGCCTGCCAGCAGCTTGAAAACGGCCGTTCCTACTTTGGCTATGAAGCAAACGAAGCAGAAAAGCAAGCCGGTGATTTTTCCGGCTACATCCAAAAAGATTTCCTGCAAAAAGTGATCCTATCGTCTGAAACAAGATGCTACGTCTGCGGGCCGAAACCGTTCATGGAAGCCGTCATCCGCCAGCTCAAAGAAATCGGCATCCCGGAAGACCGGATCCACTATGAATTCTTCGGCCCGGCCATGGTGCTTGATACAGAACCGGTGGAAGTAAAATAAAAATAGGGAAAAGCTGATGTGTGAGATGCATCGGCTTTTTTTATTGTGAGAAGACTTTATTCGTAAAGCTAGTTTTAATAAATATCTAACAGTGTGAAAGGTTGATTTCCGCGGAAGGATGCTCGCTTTCTGAGGGGGCTAACAGGATGTGAGGTCGTTCGATGTTGGCACACGACGTACCGAACTTAATCGAATATCCGTCTTATATTGCGGGGTCTCACCCTGCCCGCAGATCCCCCCGGAGTCTCTCACCTTCAGCTCCAATCAACATTGGAGGATGAATTTTTAATATAAAACAGTCGCTATTACATAGGCAACTCTACCACAAATCCCGCTCAAACCCGCTTATGTTATGCAATTCGTCGCTGCATCCCTCTCCAATCAAAAACGGTCATCAATGAAATTGATGACCGTCAGACAAATTGACTCCATCCCGATTCTGCCCAGTTGAACCGGGGTGGTCCCAGTTTTATTCCTCTTCTTCGACCCGATTTTTGAACGCTTCTTGAGTGGTGATGAATTCTTCGTCCTCGATGCGTTCTTTCGTATGTTTTTCAGCGATGCTGTTCTCAGGGAAATTGCCCGGATGTCCTTTTTCTTTATGGTTGAATCCTTTTCCTCGCGCCATGCTGTTCACTCCCTTCATCACTTTACACATATCTTTTCCAAGTTCGGCGTAATTATTTGTCTGGTTGGCGATCGTTGAAGACCTTTTTCACATTACGGAAAAACAATGATTGTGCACTCCATTTTGCAAACTTGTCTGGAATCAACAGCTGCTCAGCGGCGCTTTCGGCTGAGATTGCGTCGCCTGCCTGGATCATATGCTCAATCAATTCCTTTAAATGCTGAATGTCTTCTTTACCGCCGACTCCACCGTGGCCAGGAACGGCGCAAGTAAATGGAAGCTTGTTCAACTCGTCCAGCACTCGGTTCCAGCGGCGATAGTTTCCTTCTTGGAAGGATGGGAAGCTTTCGACGAACAGCAAGTCGCCTGCAAAAACAACTTTGTCATCCGGCAGCCAAACGACGGTGTCCGATATCGAATGGGCGCTGCCGAAATGAAGAAGTTCCAATGTCCGCGTGCTGCCAGCGATGGTCAACTTGTCCTCAAACGTGACATCCGGGAGGCGCAGGCTGAAATCATGGATCGTTTTGGCGATTTCCTCGACGAGCGTGATGCTGGATCTCAGCTCGCTGCGCTTTTCTTCATTTTTTTCCGTTTCCAATTGCCCTGTCAGCATGGAGAGGTAAGCTGATTCGTTCTCGATTTGCATCTTGACCTGCGGCATGATCCGTTCCTTCATGGCCTCATAGGTCGAAGGGGTGCTGATGATCGCGGCTTCATCAAACAGTTGATTGCCCCTGACATGATCGCCGTGGCAATGCGTCGTCGCGACATATTTGATCGGCTTTCCGATCAAGGCTTGGGCTGCGCTTTTCAAATCAGCCGCCGCTTGCAGTGTCATCATCGTATCGACCACAACAGTAAAGCCGCCCATATCAATGATGCCGGCATTGCCCAGTGCGCCTCTTCCCGAATCGATTGCCGCGAATATGCCATCTGCAATTTCCTTTAGCTTAAAGTGTTCTGAGTAAAATGTTTTCAAAGATATCCACACCTTTTCTAAAAAAATCGTAATGGTGAATACATTCTTTTAAAAAGGCAAAAACACCTATCAGAAATTGTTAATTTTTTGACAAATTTAGAAACGTTGAGAGCGGTTCCATTGCCTTCGAATAAGGTATAATAAGGATAATCATTGACAAGAGGGGTGCTGTTGAATGGATTATTTCGATATTATATCCGAACAAAGAATTCGCGAAGCCCATAAGAACGGTGAATTTGACAACCTGCCCGGGATGGGGAAACCGCTGCCGAAGGATGAATTCGCCAATGTCCCCCAAGAAATCCGCATGGCCTACCGATTGATGAAGAACGCAGGCTACTCCCCTGAAGAATCGACCCTCAGACAAGAGATGATGACCATCGAAAGCCTCATCGCTCAATGCGATGACGAAGTCGAAAAAGAAGACCTCACCAAGCAGCTCAACGAGAAGATGCTCAAATTCAACCAATTCATGTCCAAACGAAAAAAGAACACAAACTCTTCGTTATTCAAAAACTACGAGAACAAGATCGAAAAGAAGCTATTGTAAATTTATTAAGGAATCCATCATTGATGGGTTCTTTTTTTATGGATTTACATGTTTCGCTGCTTATGCGGTGAG
Coding sequences within:
- a CDS encoding YeiH family protein, which produces MNTLQRFPLMGGVFFTFIIAVIGTFLAKLPFFSMIGPLASAILIAVLFRQFFGYPTAIKSGIDFSSKRLLRLAIILFGLKLNILMIVNQGPAVLLLGSFSIIFSIILMLWLGKLLKSDKSITLLLGVGTGICGAAAIAAIAPIVKAKEEDTALSVGIIAMMGTIFSVSYTLLFSWFPISTHHYALWSGISLHEIAHVALAAAPAGGDALALALLAKLGRVLLLIPVSLIFIYWMRKKENDRNEAKIEFPYFLLGFLLMSLAGTLLTQYGFLNQTMIDSVSKVTTFILTMAMTGLGLNIHFKELREKALRPLLTIFIVSVLLSLVTFGLVEVLF
- a CDS encoding LysR family transcriptional regulator translates to MEQKYSVFLAVAEERSFSRAADSLFISQPAVSQYVAGLEKELGAALIIRDHKKLRLTKAGKILYEYVVELKQAHKEMNQKIQGILNIPAGELRIGASYTFGEYILPHTISILMEKFPNIHPTITIGNTTEIAAKLHDDQLDIGIVEGMNLHQDLTVIKLTEDEMYIAAGKDHSLAGKTRITAKELEHERWIIREKGSGTREATDQFLKSQGIKPLESMECGSTQIIKESVEAGLGISLISRWAIRKEYDMKLLRILNHKDTPVKRDFSIIRQSEKDSSKAIEVFQEVLLEYFL
- a CDS encoding MDR family MFS transporter, whose amino-acid sequence is MRIRDWDRNLKVRLFGEALLNLTFWMFFPFLTIYFTEAFGKEKAGILLIGSQVFSVLANLLGGYYADRYGRKKMMVLSAFGQGVAFLVFGFANSPWLESATLGFICFTFAGMCGSVYWPASQAMVADVVDEKERSNVFAVFYTSINIAVVLGPMLGGIFYVHYRFQLLAVSGLVCMLLAFMLFKWTRETAPLLVNNDGAEAIQKLKWHEALWNQVKDYRVIIRDKTFLLFIIAGVLAAQTFMQLDLLIPVYIKETIKEAPLLHFGDWSLNLRSEQIFGFVLSENGLLVALFTVFVTKWMTKYYERNVFMISSIVYGLAIFMMGQFGTVWGMIIAMAFFTFAELMTVGIQQSFISKLAPEHMRGQYFAAASLRFTIGRTLAPLSIPLTTLFGYEWTFLSLTFLAVLSAAIYWLMFRRFEKDKTETASAQ
- a CDS encoding aminopeptidase — its product is MTTFQDKMERYAELAVKVGVNIQKNQTLVVNATIDAAEFVRLVVKKAYEAGAKHVNVNWGDDQISRMKYEMAPREAFDEFPEWRAREMEDLAEKGAAFMSIISSSPDLLKGVEGERIAAFQKAAGTALNKYRQYIQSDKVSWTVVAVPSENWAKKVFPEADANEAVDKLWDAIFKATRSDLEDPVQAWKDHDASLHEKVDYLNGKNYHKLHYKAPGTDLTIELPEGHLWVGAGSINSDDNEFMANMPTEEVFTVPLKTGVNGTVSSTKPLSYGGNIIDNFSLTFENGRIVDVKAEEGEETLKRLVETDEGSHYLGEVALVPFNSPISQSNILFYNTLFDENASNHLAIGSAYAFCIEGGKKMSKEELEKNGLNDSITHVDFMIGSSEMDIDGITKDGSSEPVFRNGDWAF
- a CDS encoding DUF488 domain-containing protein, which produces MFQMKRIYEAAEESDGKRVLTDRLWPRGVSKEKAKLDEWMKEIAPSTELRKSFCHDPEKFDQFREKYREELQSEEKAEAVESLKRKGAEGNVTLLYGAKDETYNHAIVLKEFLEGKS
- a CDS encoding Rrf2 family transcriptional regulator; this encodes MRLTNYSDYSLRVLLYLATLPKGELANIKHIAEAYGISKNHLMKVTYELGKMGLVETIRGRNGGIRLGKSPDQINIGSTVRKTEEDFHLVECFDREHNQCVITPVCGLKHVLHKALQSYLAVLDEYTLADLIADPDAYRQYFQSKS
- the hmpA gene encoding NO-inducible flavohemoprotein gives rise to the protein MLSQKTIDIVKSTAPVLEVKGQEITTCFYQLMFNNHPELLNIFNHANQSKGRQQTALANTVYAAAKYIDQLEVLLPAVKQIAHKHRSLAVKPEHYPIVGEFLLKAIKEVLGDAATEDIINAWAEAYGEIANVFISVEKGMYTEAEEQEGGWKDFKEFVVSDKVRESMTITSFYLKPADGGKVTSFLPGQYITIQVQIPGETYTLNRQYSLSCAPGNEYYRISVKRETECMPEGKVSNYLHDEVNIGDMIKVSAPAGDFVLNREENSPIALISGGVGITPMMSMLQTMVKNESKRDVAFIHATRNVDVHAFLEEVQEACQQLENGRSYFGYEANEAEKQAGDFSGYIQKDFLQKVILSSETRCYVCGPKPFMEAVIRQLKEIGIPEDRIHYEFFGPAMVLDTEPVEVK
- a CDS encoding MBL fold metallo-hydrolase, with translation MKTFYSEHFKLKEIADGIFAAIDSGRGALGNAGIIDMGGFTVVVDTMMTLQAAADLKSAAQALIGKPIKYVATTHCHGDHVRGNQLFDEAAIISTPSTYEAMKERIMPQVKMQIENESAYLSMLTGQLETEKNEEKRSELRSSITLVEEIAKTIHDFSLRLPDVTFEDKLTIAGSTRTLELLHFGSAHSISDTVVWLPDDKVVFAGDLLFVESFPSFQEGNYRRWNRVLDELNKLPFTCAVPGHGGVGGKEDIQHLKELIEHMIQAGDAISAESAAEQLLIPDKFAKWSAQSLFFRNVKKVFNDRQPDK
- a CDS encoding DnaJ family domain-containing protein codes for the protein MDYFDIISEQRIREAHKNGEFDNLPGMGKPLPKDEFANVPQEIRMAYRLMKNAGYSPEESTLRQEMMTIESLIAQCDDEVEKEDLTKQLNEKMLKFNQFMSKRKKNTNSSLFKNYENKIEKKLL